A genomic window from Companilactobacillus alimentarius DSM 20249 includes:
- a CDS encoding TetR/AcrR family transcriptional regulator has translation MKYNPNQKQSRGIQRTQRAFAAAMFKSLAEKPFDKITINALCQRADYPRATFYNYFDDKFDLLNFCWFKIAQDIHLNVNDVHLNRATIKEAFAQIYKLFNSYQSLLLSIIENNPIDSPLVNHFIRYFTQIIYTSIKSNLNLKAIQTPTELVAQHCSSTILEVLKWIYLGQHKVSLEEAENYLSELLSGPIYLEDNPE, from the coding sequence TTGAAATATAATCCGAATCAAAAACAATCAAGAGGAATTCAACGCACCCAAAGAGCCTTTGCGGCCGCTATGTTTAAATCCTTAGCGGAGAAACCTTTTGATAAAATTACAATAAATGCACTTTGCCAGCGTGCTGACTATCCACGAGCCACTTTTTATAATTATTTTGATGATAAATTTGATTTATTGAATTTTTGTTGGTTCAAAATAGCTCAAGATATTCATTTGAACGTGAATGATGTGCATCTAAATCGGGCAACCATTAAAGAAGCTTTTGCCCAAATTTATAAACTATTTAATAGTTATCAATCTCTTCTTTTGAGTATTATTGAGAATAATCCCATCGACAGTCCCTTGGTCAATCATTTTATTCGCTATTTTACACAAATTATTTATACTTCTATCAAATCAAATCTTAATTTGAAAGCCATTCAAACCCCTACGGAGTTAGTTGCTCAACATTGTAGCTCTACAATTTTAGAGGTATTGAAGTGGATCTATTTGGGACAACACAAAGTCTCCCTTGAAGAAGCTGAGAATTACTTGAGTGAACTATTGTCAGGCCCCATTTACTTAGAAGATAACCCTGAATAA
- a CDS encoding AEC family transporter, with product MGVFFSSIQGILIIIVLIAVGYGLTHLGWFSENSTKLIARLVTQVALPTYMISTITKDFTAEKLIKLLPDLAIPVLSMTILIFVSIILIKILKIDPKHKGLFSSMFFNSNTVFVGLPVNMALFGEKSLPYVLVYYMANTTFFWTLGTYLIQMDGEIKGKFKLKTTLKKIFSPPLLGFIIGLILVMLHIQLPKFLMSDFEYLGNLTIPLSMIFIGISIYNAGLKNISFHKDNVAILVGRFICAPLLMAALFLFIPATPLMRQVFIVQAAMPVMTNAPVVAKLYHADSNYAAIMVTETTLLSLIVVPIIMVLIK from the coding sequence ATGGGTGTTTTTTTCTCTAGTATTCAAGGAATACTAATAATTATTGTTTTAATTGCTGTAGGTTACGGTTTAACCCACCTAGGTTGGTTCTCGGAGAACTCAACTAAACTGATTGCCAGATTGGTCACGCAAGTCGCACTTCCAACTTATATGATCTCAACGATCACCAAAGATTTTACTGCTGAAAAATTGATCAAATTGTTACCTGACTTGGCGATTCCGGTTCTTTCGATGACGATTTTGATTTTTGTTTCTATTATATTAATCAAAATCTTAAAGATTGATCCCAAGCATAAAGGGCTCTTCTCCTCTATGTTTTTCAATTCGAACACTGTCTTCGTCGGACTACCCGTTAATATGGCTTTGTTTGGTGAAAAGAGTCTTCCTTACGTCTTAGTTTATTACATGGCTAACACGACTTTCTTTTGGACATTGGGAACTTATTTAATTCAAATGGATGGTGAAATAAAGGGTAAATTCAAACTCAAAACCACTTTGAAGAAAATTTTTTCACCACCATTACTAGGATTTATCATCGGACTTATCTTAGTTATGTTGCACATTCAGTTGCCGAAGTTCTTAATGTCAGACTTTGAATATCTCGGCAATTTAACTATTCCATTGTCGATGATTTTCATCGGTATTTCAATTTATAACGCCGGTTTAAAGAATATTTCCTTTCACAAAGACAATGTTGCTATTCTAGTAGGAAGATTCATCTGTGCACCACTATTAATGGCTGCACTCTTCTTATTTATTCCTGCTACCCCATTAATGAGACAAGTTTTTATCGTTCAAGCTGCCATGCCTGTAATGACAAATGCTCCAGTTGTTGCCAAACTTTATCACGCTGACTCTAATTACGCCGCCATTATGGTTACCGAAACAACCCTATTAAGTTTAATTGTTGTCCCTATTATTATGGTGCTTATAAAATAA
- the guaB gene encoding IMP dehydrogenase: protein MSAWDTKFDKKGFTFDDVLLIPAESHVLPNEVDLSVQLAKNIKLNTPILSASMDTVTEAPMAIAMARQGGLGVIHKNMSIEQQADEVSKVKRSENGVIIDPIYLTADDEVSKAEKLMSTYRISGVPIVTNTTDLKLVGIITNRDLRFITDYSVKIGTVMTSEELITAPVGTSLKEAEQILQEHKIEKLPLIDKNGRLGGLVTIKDIEKVKEFPNAAKDKYGRLLVAAAVGVTSDTFERAEALLDAGADAIIIDTAHGHSAGVLRKISEIRDKFPEATLIAGNVATAEGTKALYDAGVDVVKVGIGPGSICTTRIVAGVGVPQLTAVYDAAGVAHEYGKTIIADGGIKYSGDMVKALAGGGNAVMLGSMLAGTDEAPGQFEIYQGRRFKTYRGMGSLAAMSHGSSDRYFQSGVNEANKLVPEGIEGRVAAKGAVGDVIYQMLGGLRSGMGYVGAHNLKELQDAQFVQISNAGLKESHPHDVTITKEAPNYSVK from the coding sequence ATGTCGGCATGGGATACAAAATTTGATAAAAAGGGATTCACGTTTGATGATGTTTTATTAATACCAGCAGAGAGTCATGTTTTACCAAATGAGGTAGATTTATCAGTTCAATTAGCTAAAAATATTAAGTTAAATACACCAATCTTGAGTGCAAGTATGGATACAGTTACTGAAGCTCCAATGGCAATTGCCATGGCCCGTCAGGGTGGTTTAGGTGTTATTCACAAGAACATGAGTATTGAACAACAAGCCGATGAGGTTTCAAAAGTTAAACGTTCTGAAAATGGCGTTATTATCGACCCAATTTATTTAACAGCCGATGATGAAGTTAGTAAAGCAGAGAAATTGATGAGTACTTACCGTATTAGTGGCGTTCCAATTGTTACTAATACAACTGATTTGAAATTAGTCGGAATTATTACTAATAGAGATTTACGTTTTATTACTGATTATTCAGTAAAAATTGGTACCGTTATGACTAGTGAAGAATTAATCACCGCACCAGTAGGTACTTCTCTCAAAGAAGCAGAACAAATTCTTCAAGAACACAAGATCGAGAAATTACCATTGATCGACAAGAATGGCCGCTTAGGTGGTTTAGTAACAATTAAGGATATTGAAAAAGTTAAAGAGTTCCCTAATGCTGCTAAGGATAAGTATGGTAGATTGTTGGTTGCTGCAGCCGTTGGTGTCACAAGCGATACATTTGAACGTGCTGAGGCACTTTTAGACGCTGGTGCTGATGCTATTATTATTGATACAGCCCATGGTCATTCTGCTGGTGTATTAAGAAAAATTTCAGAAATCAGAGACAAGTTCCCAGAAGCTACTTTGATTGCAGGAAATGTTGCCACAGCTGAAGGTACGAAAGCACTTTATGATGCTGGTGTCGATGTTGTTAAAGTTGGTATTGGACCAGGTTCAATTTGTACGACTAGAATCGTTGCTGGTGTTGGGGTTCCTCAATTGACAGCCGTATATGACGCTGCTGGCGTTGCACACGAATATGGTAAGACAATCATCGCTGATGGTGGTATCAAGTATTCGGGTGACATGGTTAAGGCTTTGGCAGGTGGTGGTAACGCCGTTATGCTTGGCTCAATGTTAGCTGGAACTGATGAAGCACCGGGACAATTTGAAATTTATCAAGGTCGTCGTTTTAAGACTTATCGTGGAATGGGCAGTTTGGCAGCCATGTCACACGGATCATCTGATCGCTACTTCCAAAGTGGCGTTAATGAGGCCAACAAATTAGTTCCAGAAGGAATTGAAGGTCGTGTTGCCGCAAAGGGTGCCGTGGGCGATGTAATCTATCAAATGCTTGGTGGTCTACGTTCAGGTATGGGTTATGTTGGAGCTCATAACTTGAAAGAATTACAGGATGCCCAATTTGTTCAAATTTCTAATGCTGGTTTGAAAGAATCGCATCCACATGATGTAACTATTACTAAAGAAGCTCCTAATTATTCAGTTAAATAA
- a CDS encoding nucleoside triphosphate pyrophosphohydrolase, which yields MKKLVRDKIPDIIHDGTKFEVLSNEDYRTSLREKLIEEAVEVKDSNTRANLVEELGDLEEVIRAILDDASITYEEMDSLRQAKINQKGKFMEKFVMINSNEES from the coding sequence ATGAAAAAATTGGTTCGGGACAAAATACCCGATATTATTCATGATGGAACTAAATTTGAAGTTCTTTCGAATGAGGACTACCGCACCTCACTACGAGAGAAGTTAATTGAAGAAGCTGTTGAAGTCAAAGACTCTAACACTCGTGCTAATCTAGTTGAAGAATTAGGCGATCTGGAAGAAGTTATCCGCGCTATTTTGGACGATGCCTCCATTACCTATGAGGAAATGGACAGTTTGCGCCAAGCTAAAATAAATCAAAAAGGCAAATTCATGGAAAAGTTTGTTATGATAAATAGCAATGAAGAATCATAA
- a CDS encoding DUF1304 domain-containing protein: MQILTLFLVALVALEHIGIAGLEMFAKPEKQAELFDMPLEFIKNKHAKMALANQGIYNGLLGILILMMILFFTGTTLKIILIMLMLYVIIVAIYGAATATKKIIYLQGLPALIALVFVLFFYN, encoded by the coding sequence ATGCAAATCTTAACTTTATTCTTAGTTGCACTAGTGGCTTTGGAACATATCGGCATTGCAGGTTTAGAAATGTTTGCTAAACCTGAGAAACAAGCCGAACTTTTCGATATGCCTTTGGAATTCATTAAAAATAAACATGCCAAAATGGCTTTAGCCAATCAAGGTATTTATAATGGTCTTTTGGGAATTCTTATTCTCATGATGATTCTCTTCTTCACAGGAACTACTTTGAAAATAATTCTAATTATGTTAATGCTTTACGTCATCATCGTTGCTATTTATGGAGCTGCGACTGCTACTAAAAAGATTATCTACTTACAAGGTTTACCTGCCCTTATAGCTTTAGTTTTCGTACTTTTCTTTTATAACTAG
- a CDS encoding polysaccharide biosynthesis protein: MKKDSLLKSSLWISISGIISRVLAVVYIIPWNIWIGPLAVNAANSMYGKVYNIYNLFLIIATAGIPSAISKEVASHNALGRFDQSEKLFKKYSFYMTLVGIGCAAIMFFGAKYVAIVLAAGDMRVVTPIKYLSVAMLIIPALGILRGYIQGYAFISYSAFSQVIEQIARVAYMLYATYTIMVLQKGNYVSAVNQSTLASFIGATLAYVFLLWIRVRVRKSTTIEDIKTKDDLPTDGSLDINFGSMLRSAIPFLLVDTIMTVLQLFDQTTFTWIYQLILHASEKTIDNLYAMFGFQANKIIMVLVSLAISVSASVIPALSAMVSKKASDEYIQSFMRKIVQFTVFIILPATFGVIAISRQLWTAFVFYDQSILGSKVLIVSCVEAFFYCIFMILENILQVTRHMRKSMLYLAIAYLLKIILQLPLTLALGVYGPVTATAISFIIMSHFAFRLINKQFKIVDKVLGKKLLRILFDGLVMLFVVSIANFLIVKVISDATKVGAIIVIIICGIIGVLVYGLMSYKDGSLNILKEIRDTKIY; encoded by the coding sequence ATGAAAAAAGATTCATTACTAAAAAGTTCCCTGTGGATTTCAATCAGCGGAATAATTTCTCGAGTTCTGGCAGTTGTCTATATTATTCCTTGGAATATTTGGATTGGTCCTTTGGCTGTCAATGCTGCTAATTCCATGTACGGGAAAGTCTACAATATTTACAATCTCTTTTTGATCATCGCAACAGCCGGAATCCCTTCAGCTATCTCTAAAGAAGTCGCTTCTCATAACGCTTTAGGACGCTTTGATCAGAGTGAAAAACTCTTCAAGAAATACAGTTTTTATATGACTTTAGTCGGTATCGGTTGTGCTGCTATCATGTTCTTTGGTGCCAAGTATGTAGCAATCGTCTTAGCTGCCGGCGATATGCGTGTTGTAACGCCGATTAAATACTTGAGTGTCGCTATGCTTATCATTCCAGCCCTGGGTATTTTAAGAGGTTACATCCAAGGATATGCCTTCATTTCTTATTCTGCCTTTTCTCAAGTCATCGAACAAATCGCTCGTGTTGCTTATATGCTTTATGCAACCTACACAATCATGGTTTTACAAAAGGGCAATTACGTTTCCGCCGTTAATCAATCGACTTTGGCTTCATTTATCGGAGCTACATTAGCCTATGTCTTCTTGTTGTGGATTCGTGTTCGTGTGAGAAAATCAACTACTATCGAAGATATTAAAACTAAAGACGATCTCCCAACTGACGGTTCATTAGACATCAATTTTGGATCTATGTTACGTTCGGCCATTCCATTTTTATTGGTCGATACTATCATGACCGTCTTACAATTGTTTGACCAAACTACCTTCACTTGGATCTACCAACTGATTCTTCACGCTAGCGAAAAAACAATTGATAACTTATATGCAATGTTTGGTTTCCAAGCTAATAAAATTATCATGGTCTTAGTTTCACTAGCCATTTCCGTTTCTGCTTCTGTTATTCCAGCACTATCGGCTATGGTCAGCAAAAAAGCCTCAGATGAATACATTCAAAGTTTCATGCGTAAAATCGTACAATTCACTGTTTTCATCATTTTGCCTGCTACTTTTGGCGTGATTGCTATCAGTCGTCAGCTTTGGACCGCATTCGTTTTTTACGACCAAAGCATTCTTGGTTCCAAAGTATTGATTGTCTCTTGTGTGGAAGCTTTCTTCTACTGTATTTTCATGATTTTGGAAAATATTCTCCAAGTTACTCGACACATGAGAAAATCAATGTTGTATCTAGCAATTGCTTACTTACTAAAGATTATCTTACAGTTGCCGTTAACGTTGGCTCTGGGCGTTTATGGACCTGTCACAGCAACAGCTATTTCCTTTATCATCATGAGTCACTTTGCCTTTAGACTGATCAATAAGCAGTTTAAAATTGTTGATAAAGTTTTAGGCAAAAAATTATTGCGGATTCTGTTTGACGGTTTAGTCATGCTCTTTGTCGTATCGATAGCCAATTTCTTAATTGTCAAAGTCATCTCTGACGCTACCAAAGTTGGTGCCATTATCGTCATCATCATCTGTGGAATCATCGGTGTTCTCGTTTATGGATTGATGAGTTATAAAGATGGCTCATTGAACATCTTGAAAGAAATTCGCGATACTAAAATTTATTAA
- a CDS encoding nucleoside deaminase: MAYEKKFMELAAQEAQKNVGTQIGGPFGTVIVKDGKIIAQGRNHVLANHDPSAHGEITTIREACKKLGTHDLTGCELYTNAYPCPMCLGAIIWSNIKTCYYGNTAEDAKDIGFRDDFIYKFLNDGLKDKQVLDLEQYDRDMTIKAFDDFKNDTSHTIY, encoded by the coding sequence ATGGCATACGAAAAGAAATTTATGGAATTAGCCGCTCAAGAGGCTCAAAAGAATGTAGGGACACAGATTGGTGGACCCTTTGGTACCGTTATTGTTAAAGATGGAAAAATTATTGCACAAGGTCGAAATCACGTTTTAGCCAACCATGACCCCTCAGCTCATGGGGAAATCACCACGATTAGAGAAGCTTGCAAAAAGTTAGGTACGCACGACTTAACTGGATGCGAGTTGTATACAAACGCTTATCCATGCCCTATGTGTTTAGGAGCGATCATTTGGTCCAATATTAAAACTTGTTACTACGGAAATACTGCTGAGGATGCTAAAGATATCGGTTTCCGAGACGATTTTATTTATAAATTTTTAAATGACGGTTTGAAAGATAAACAAGTTCTCGACTTAGAACAATATGACCGTGATATGACTATCAAGGCATTTGATGACTTTAAGAATGATACTTCACACACTATTTATTAA
- a CDS encoding MFS transporter — protein sequence MDLEETATNKQLIKAGATTVINDLGASIFNYALSLKLLQVTGSAMGYGTSLIIGPLVGVLVAPWVGNTVDRYQRKNIALIAESALILTLIIYFLVFEIFHTNILISAIVVVCLNNITARFFTISYLSSTPQIVNGEHIQRLNSIESTAATVSSILAPAIAGFLFGIIDFKWLIILQIVTEVVTLILTVVTHFDNNDVDNAKQVRNLNIFKSLNKYPAVRFFLIVTMCLNITSTALVIGMPYVVIQILKYSTTISGNIEGIYSVGALIGGIIITLVSLKNVFKFIRNMYWVPSLQLFLLGLSLFVLPHYVLFIFAFFEFSIGIMNAISEPPIFTYVQKVVPEEDLGKVNTSMYTAAQILTPIAVFIFSIVFAKVNYQVIFLVNGIVSLLLTLFLLEIVGKGVNYNE from the coding sequence ATGGATCTTGAAGAAACTGCTACAAATAAACAATTAATTAAAGCAGGAGCTACAACAGTAATTAATGATTTAGGTGCGTCAATATTTAATTATGCTTTGTCCCTTAAATTGCTCCAAGTTACAGGTTCAGCAATGGGTTATGGAACGAGTTTGATTATTGGGCCATTAGTGGGTGTACTTGTCGCCCCTTGGGTGGGAAATACTGTTGATAGATATCAAAGAAAGAATATTGCCTTAATAGCTGAAAGTGCACTGATTCTAACACTTATCATATACTTTTTAGTTTTTGAGATATTTCATACTAATATATTGATTTCAGCTATTGTAGTTGTTTGTTTGAATAATATTACAGCTCGCTTTTTTACCATCTCATATTTATCATCAACTCCGCAAATAGTAAATGGTGAACACATTCAAAGATTAAATTCAATTGAATCAACTGCTGCCACGGTGTCAAGTATCTTAGCTCCTGCAATAGCGGGATTCTTATTTGGAATTATAGATTTCAAATGGTTGATTATTTTGCAAATTGTTACGGAGGTAGTAACGTTAATTTTAACAGTGGTAACACATTTTGATAATAATGATGTAGATAATGCAAAACAAGTACGTAACTTGAATATATTCAAGTCCCTGAATAAATATCCAGCAGTACGTTTCTTTTTAATAGTTACTATGTGTCTAAATATTACCAGCACTGCTCTCGTTATAGGAATGCCTTATGTTGTAATACAAATTTTGAAGTATTCGACAACAATTAGTGGAAACATTGAAGGTATATATTCTGTCGGTGCACTTATTGGTGGGATAATTATTACATTGGTGAGTTTAAAAAATGTTTTCAAATTTATAAGAAATATGTATTGGGTACCTAGTTTACAATTGTTCCTTTTAGGTTTGTCACTTTTTGTTCTACCACATTACGTTTTATTCATCTTTGCATTTTTTGAGTTTTCGATTGGCATAATGAATGCTATCTCGGAGCCTCCCATTTTTACATATGTACAAAAAGTAGTTCCTGAAGAAGATCTTGGAAAAGTCAACACGTCAATGTATACAGCTGCACAGATTTTAACACCAATTGCTGTATTTATATTTAGTATTGTGTTCGCCAAAGTGAACTACCAAGTGATTTTCTTAGTGAATGGTATAGTTAGTTTGCTTTTAACATTATTTTTGTTGGAAATAGTGGGTAAAGGAGTGAACTACAATGAATAG
- the scrK gene encoding fructokinase ScrK: protein MLVGSIEAGGTKFVCAVGDEDYRIKDSVHFPTTTPEETLQKAIDYFKKFDIQALGIASFGPIEQRKNSPKYGYITSTPKPGWKDTNFIGKMKEAFDIPMFWTTDVNGSAYGEYIMSTLSNEMIDSLVYYTVGTGVGAGAIDKGNFVGGMGHPEMGHTFVKRHPDDLDFKGICPFHGDCLEGLVAGPTFDARLGIKGQDVPLTDHVWDIMAYYVAQAAIQATLILRPDKIVFGGGVVSEAFLVKVRAQFKELLNDYLNVPALDKYITMPVIKNNGSATLGDFALAIRELQE, encoded by the coding sequence TTGCTAGTAGGAAGTATTGAAGCAGGTGGAACAAAATTTGTTTGTGCCGTTGGTGACGAGGACTACCGTATCAAGGATAGTGTCCATTTCCCAACCACAACACCAGAGGAAACATTACAAAAGGCCATTGATTATTTCAAGAAGTTTGATATTCAAGCTTTAGGAATTGCATCATTTGGTCCTATCGAACAACGTAAGAATTCACCAAAATATGGTTATATCACATCTACACCTAAGCCAGGTTGGAAGGACACTAACTTTATCGGTAAGATGAAGGAAGCTTTCGACATTCCAATGTTCTGGACAACCGATGTTAATGGTTCAGCTTATGGTGAATATATCATGTCGACTTTATCTAACGAGATGATTGACTCTCTTGTTTATTACACTGTTGGAACTGGTGTTGGTGCCGGTGCAATTGATAAAGGTAATTTTGTTGGTGGTATGGGACATCCTGAAATGGGTCATACTTTTGTCAAACGTCATCCTGATGACCTCGATTTTAAAGGAATCTGTCCTTTCCATGGTGACTGTCTTGAAGGATTAGTCGCAGGACCAACTTTTGATGCTCGTTTAGGAATTAAAGGACAAGATGTTCCATTGACAGACCACGTTTGGGATATCATGGCTTACTATGTTGCCCAAGCAGCTATTCAAGCAACTCTTATTCTAAGACCTGACAAAATCGTCTTCGGTGGTGGAGTTGTCAGTGAAGCTTTCTTAGTTAAAGTTCGTGCTCAATTCAAAGAATTATTAAACGATTATCTTAACGTTCCAGCTTTGGATAAATATATTACTATGCCAGTTATTAAAAATAACGGTTCAGCTACATTGGGCGACTTTGCCTTAGCTATCCGTGAATTACAAGAATAA
- a CDS encoding aldo/keto reductase, with product MQYKQLSNGVFIPMLGFGTYEIDNSDVADAIQGALDAGYHHFDCAHIYGNEEAIGKAFKNSDVKREDLFITSKVWNADQGYDKTLKAFEQTLKDLQMDYLDLYLIHWPNEKDFQLTLDTWKALETLYNQGKIKAIGVSNFSEKQLKDVFSMAKVKPMVNQIERHPYKTQPELAAFDEANDIVNEGYSPIGHGHLILEDKTINEIAKKHGKTPAQVVLRWQIDTDFVIFPKSSKVARVKENFDIFDFNLTEDEIKDINALDQGKHLNY from the coding sequence ATGCAATATAAACAATTAAGTAATGGCGTTTTCATTCCAATGTTAGGATTTGGAACTTACGAGATCGACAATTCCGACGTTGCTGATGCCATCCAAGGCGCTTTGGACGCTGGATATCATCATTTTGACTGCGCTCATATCTATGGCAACGAGGAAGCCATCGGTAAAGCCTTCAAAAATTCAGACGTAAAAAGAGAAGACCTCTTTATTACTTCAAAAGTTTGGAATGCGGATCAAGGTTACGATAAAACTTTGAAAGCTTTCGAACAAACCCTCAAAGACCTACAAATGGATTATTTAGATCTTTATTTGATTCACTGGCCCAATGAAAAGGATTTTCAATTGACTTTAGATACTTGGAAAGCCTTGGAAACTCTTTACAATCAAGGCAAAATTAAAGCCATCGGTGTTTCAAACTTTTCAGAAAAACAATTAAAAGACGTCTTTTCTATGGCAAAAGTGAAACCAATGGTCAACCAAATCGAGCGTCACCCTTACAAGACACAGCCTGAATTAGCAGCATTCGATGAAGCAAACGACATCGTCAATGAAGGATACTCACCAATTGGACATGGTCACTTGATTCTGGAAGATAAAACCATCAATGAAATCGCCAAAAAACATGGAAAAACACCAGCACAAGTCGTCCTACGTTGGCAAATCGACACAGATTTTGTCATCTTCCCTAAATCATCCAAAGTTGCAAGAGTTAAAGAAAACTTTGATATCTTCGACTTTAATCTTACAGAAGACGAAATTAAAGACATCAACGCTTTAGACCAAGGTAAACATCTTAACTATTAG
- a CDS encoding GtrA family protein: protein MKELWNKYKDMIPYLFFGVLTTVVNYVAFALLWRTAGMNSQIANAIAYLISVIFAYVTNKLWVFNSHTTTWKAFFQEMGSFFLFRGGSWIIDQGTMFIGMELLHGNGFIVKLIANVVVVVLNYVFSKFIIFRKRKG, encoded by the coding sequence ATGAAAGAATTGTGGAATAAATATAAAGATATGATTCCGTATTTATTTTTCGGAGTCTTAACAACAGTAGTAAATTACGTAGCTTTTGCCTTGTTATGGCGAACGGCGGGGATGAATTCACAGATTGCCAATGCCATTGCCTACTTAATTTCGGTTATTTTTGCGTATGTAACGAATAAATTATGGGTCTTCAATTCCCACACAACGACTTGGAAAGCCTTTTTTCAAGAAATGGGCTCATTTTTCTTGTTCAGAGGTGGTTCTTGGATCATTGATCAAGGAACGATGTTTATCGGAATGGAATTATTACATGGAAATGGTTTTATTGTTAAATTGATTGCCAATGTAGTGGTTGTTGTTTTGAATTATGTTTTCAGTAAGTTTATTATTTTCAGAAAACGTAAGGGGTAA
- a CDS encoding aspartate/glutamate racemase family protein yields the protein MRKFFTVIGGMGSLATESYIHLLNERTPSKKDQDYLDYILVNHSTVPDRTAHILDHSKPSFLPPLVEDIKQQSLLKPEFMVMICNTAHYYYKELQAATDIPLIHMPHMTVSVMKDKYPNAKKIGLIATKGTIADHIYEDEIKEAGFEFSMGDQEIRDQVESLIYDDIKIKGKVDAAKYYDILKTMHDKFECDVIVLGCTELSYAQEKAPDHPYNVADGQSIIVDKSIELGQKIRRGEKIDYTQIYK from the coding sequence ATGAGAAAATTCTTTACAGTAATCGGTGGTATGGGAAGTTTAGCCACTGAAAGTTATATACATTTATTAAATGAACGGACACCTAGTAAGAAAGACCAAGATTACTTAGACTATATTTTAGTCAATCACTCAACCGTGCCCGATCGGACAGCGCATATTTTGGATCATAGTAAGCCTAGTTTTTTGCCACCATTGGTTGAAGATATTAAACAACAAAGTTTGTTAAAGCCTGAATTCATGGTTATGATTTGTAATACTGCTCATTATTACTATAAAGAACTGCAAGCTGCTACTGATATTCCATTGATTCATATGCCACATATGACGGTTAGTGTAATGAAGGATAAGTATCCTAACGCTAAGAAAATTGGCTTGATTGCTACTAAAGGAACTATTGCTGATCACATTTATGAAGATGAGATCAAAGAGGCTGGTTTCGAATTTAGTATGGGTGATCAAGAAATTCGAGATCAAGTTGAAAGTTTGATCTATGATGATATTAAAATTAAGGGTAAGGTTGATGCAGCTAAGTATTACGACATTTTGAAGACAATGCATGATAAATTCGAATGTGACGTAATTGTTTTGGGATGTACCGAATTATCTTATGCTCAGGAAAAAGCTCCTGACCACCCTTATAACGTTGCTGACGGTCAAAGTATTATTGTTGATAAATCAATTGAACTCGGTCAAAAGATTCGTCGTGGCGAAAAGATTGATTACACACAAATTTATAAATAA